Proteins encoded by one window of Lemur catta isolate mLemCat1 chromosome 12, mLemCat1.pri, whole genome shotgun sequence:
- the SNX18 gene encoding sorting nexin-18 — translation MALRARALYDFRSENPGEISLREHEVLSLCSEQDIEGWLEGVNSRGDRGLFPASYVQVIRAPEPGPAGDSGPGAPARYANVPPGGFEPLPAAPPASFKPPPDAFQPLLQPQQAPPPSTFQPPGSGFPYGGGALQPSPQQLYGGYQAGQGSDDDWDDEWDDSSTVADEPGALGSGAYPDFDGSSSAGGGAAGRYRLSTRSDLSLGSRGGSAPPQHHPSGAKSSATVSRNLNRFSTFVKSGGEAFVLGEASGFVKDGDKLCVVLGPYGPEWQENPYPFQCTIDDPTKQTKFKGMKSYISYKLVPTHTQVPVHRRYKHFDWLYARLAEKFPVISVPHLPEKQATGRFEEDFISKRRKGLIWWMNHMASHPVLAQCDVFQHFLTCPSSTDEKAWKQGKRKAEKDEMVGANFFLTLSTPPAAALDLQEVESKIDGFKCFTKKMDDSALQLNHTANEFARKQVTGFKKEYQKVGQSFRGLSQAFELDQQAFSVGLNQAIAFTGDAYDAIGELFAEQPRQDLDPVMDLLALYQGHLANFPDIIHVQKGALTKVKESRRHVEEGKMEVQKADGIQDRCNTISFATLAEIHHFHQIRVRDFKSQMQHFLQQQIIFFQKVTQKLEEALHKYDSV, via the exons ATGGCGCTGCGCGCCCGGGCGCTGTACGACTTCAGGTCGGAGAACCCCGGCGAGATCTCGCTGCGAGAGCATGAGGTGCTGAGCCTGTGCAGCGAGCAGGACATCGAGGGCTGGCTCGAGGGAGTTAACAGCCGCGGCGACCGCGGCCTCTTCCCGGCCTCGTACGTGCAGGTGATCCGCGCTCCCGAGCCCGGCCCGGCGGGCGACAGCGGCCCGGGCGCCCCGGCCCGCTACGCCAACGTGCCGCCCGGCGGCTTCGAGCCCCTGCCCGCCGCGCCGCCCGCCTCCTTCAAGCCGCCGCCCGACGCCTTCCAGCCGCTGCTGCAGCCGCAGCAGGCGCCGCCGCCGAGCACCTTCCAGCCGCCGGGCTCGGGCTTTCCGTACGGCGGGGGCGCCCTGCAGCCGTCGCCGCAGCAGCTCTACGGCGGCTACCAGGCCGGCCAGGGCAGCGACGATGACTGGGACGACGAGTGGGACGACAGCTCCACGGTGGCGGACGAGCCGGGCGCGCTGGGCAGCGGCGCGTACCCGGACTTCGACGGCTCTTCGTcggcgggcggcggcgcggcgggcCGCTACCGCCTGTCCACGCGCTCCGACCTGTCGCTGGGCTCCCGCGGCGGCTCGGCGCCCCCGCAGCACCACCCGTCGGGGGCCAAGAGCTCGGCCACCGTGAGCCGCAACCTCAACCGCTTCTCCACCTTCGTCAAGTCCGGCGGGGAGGCCTTCGTGCTCGGCGAGGCGTCGGGCTTCGTGAAGGACGGCGACAAGCTGTGCGTGGTGCTGGGGCCCTACGGCCCCGAGTGGCAGGAGAACCCCTACCCCTTCCAGTGCACCATCGACGACCCCACCAAGCAGACCAAATTCAAGGGCATGAAGAGCTACATCTCCTACAAGCTGGTGCCCACGCACACGCAGGTGCCGGTGCACCGGCGCTACAAGCACTTCGACTGGCTGTACGCGCGCCTGGCCGAGAAGTTCCCGGTCATCTCCGTGCCCCACTTGCCCGAGAAGCAGGCCACCGGCCGCTTCGAGGAGGACTTCATCTCCAAGCGCAGGAAGGGCTTGATCTGGTGGATGAACCACATGGCCAGCCACCCGGTGCTGGCGCAGTGCGATGTCTTCCAGCACTTCCTGACGTGCCCCAGCAGCACCGACGAGAAGGCCTGGAAACAGGGCAAGAGGAAGGCGGAGAAGGACGAGATGGTGGGCGCCAACTTCTTCCTGACGCTGAGCACGCCCCCTGCCGCCGCCCTGGACCTGCAGGAGGTGGAGAGCAAGATCGACGGCTTCAAGTGCTTCACCAAGAAGATGGACGACAGCGCGCTGCAGCTCAACCACACGGCGAACGAGTTCGCGCGCAAGCAGGTGACGGGCTTCAAGAAGGAGTATCAGAAGGTGGGCCAGTCCTTCCGCGGCCTCAGCCAGGCCTTTGAGCTGGACCAGCAGGCCTTCTCGGTGGGCCTGAACCAGGCCATCGCCTTCACCGGAGACGCCTACGACGCCATCGGCGAGCTCTTCGCGGAGCAGCCCAGGCAGGACCTGGACCCCGTCATGGACCTGTTAGCGCTGTATCAGGGGCACCTGGCTAACTTCCCGGACATCATCCACGTTCAGAAAG GAGCTCTTACCAAAGTAAAGGAGAGTAGGCGACACGTGGAAGAAGGGAAGATGGAGGTCCAGAAGGCTGATGGCATTCAGGATCGCTGTAACACTATTTCTTTTGCCACTTTGGCTGAAATTCACCATTTTCATCAAATTCGAGTAAGAGACTTTAAATCACAGATGCAACATTTCTTacaacaacaaataatatttttccaaaaagtgACCCAGAAGTTGGAAGAAGCTCTTCACAAATACGATAGTGTTTAA